The nucleotide sequence GCGAACGAGTTCCGAGCCGGCCCGCGCGAGTTGGGCGACCTGCGCGACGGTGGCGTCAATGTCCGCCGTGTCGGTGTTGGTCATCGACTGGACGACGATCGGCGCGCCGCCGCCGACGGTGACCGCGCCCTCGCCCTGGCCGACCTTGACGCCGGCGGTGCGGTGGCGAGGGGCAGGCCCGGCGATCTCCGGCCCTGTGCCGGCCAGCGGGTTGGCGGGGCGGGTCTCGGCGTCCATGGCTTCCATCGGGGGACCTTCGCTCCAAGGCCTCGGGCGCGTCGGGGCGGATCCTCGCGGATCCGGGCCGCCCGCTGCCGTCGCGTCTGTCTTCGGTACGATTCGGGTCGCGCGCGGACCGCGCGCGGAGCGGTTTAGCTGCGATCGATCGACCGCAACGTCAAGCCACACCGCCGTGCGGAGTGCGGAACGGGCCCTTTTCGCGCGTGTCATGTCGCATCCGCGCACGGATGTCGAGTTCGCGCCGCGCTGCGGTGCCATGCGCAACCCTACGCGGCCATCCTATGCAGCCATGCGCCCGCGCACATCGCGCGAGCGTGGAGCGGATCCTCGGCTCCCGATCCGCAGTTCTCGCTCGCCCGCCATGCGCGGCCTTGCCGCCGCCTATCGCGACGCAACATTTGTAACTGCAGCGCAGCATCCCATGTTCGAGGACATGATGAGCGAGCATCCGCACGGGTCCGAACCCGACAATCCGGCAACTGCCGTACCCAGCACCGATGTCGTGATGCCGGTCGGGGACGCGGTCGAGCACACCCAACCGCCCCGGCAGATCCTGGCTGGTCCGCGGGCGGAGAAGAACGTCGCACTGGCGCTCCAGGGCGGCGGCGCGCACGGGGCCTTCACCTGGGGCGTGCTCGACTATCTGATCGAGGACGGGCGCCTCGGCTTCGAGGCGGTGACGGGCGCGAGCGCGGGCGCGATGAACGGGGTCGTGCTGGTGGACGGCTGGCTCAAGGGCGGCCCGGACGGCGCCCGCGAGGGGCTGGAGCGGTTCTGGCGCGAGGTCAGCCTCGACGGCGATCTCGGCCCCGCCACCCGCAGCCTCGTCAGCAGCTTCCTGAGCCTGTGGAAAGGCAACCCGGTCGCCGAGTTCTGGACCAAGGCGCTGACGCCGAGCCCCTACGTCTCGAACCCGCTCAACATCAACCCGCTGCGCAAGGCGCTCGCCGCCCAGGTCGATTTCGAGCGCCTGCGCGAGGCCGAGACCGCGGGCATCTACGTCTCGGCCACGAATGTCTGGACCGGCAAGCTCGCGGTGTTCGAGCGCGAGCGGCTGACCGTGGACCACCTGATGGCCTCGGCCTGCCTGCCGACCGTGTTCCAGGCGGTGGAGATCGACGGCGTGCCCTACTGGGACGGCGGCTATCTCGGCAACCCGGCGCTCTACCCGCTCCATCGCGGTGCCCAGACCCGCGACATCCTGCTGGTGCAGATCAATCCGGTCGAGCGCCGCGAGACGCCCCGCACCGAGCGCGAGATCCAGGATCGTCTCAACGAGATCACCTTCAACGCCAACCTGATGCGCGAACTGCGCGCGATCGACTTCGTGGACGGGCTGATCGAGGAAGGCGTGCTCGGCCAGGGCCAGTACCAGAGGGTGCTGGTGCACCGCATCGACGGCACCGACGCGCTGGAGGACTACAACGCCGCGTCGAAGCTCGACGCTCGCTGGCGGGTGTTCCAGCGCCTGCGCGACAAGGGGCGCAAGGCGGCCGAAACTTGGCTCGGCGAACACTACGACAAGATCGGGCGGACCTGCAGCCTCAACCTCGAATCGGCCTACCAGTGACCGGTGCGGGCGTGCCTCGGCGCGACGCGGTAACGGTTTGGCAGTCGCGCGGGATTAAGCGCGCGGCCGCCGACGTTCAGCCCTTATGAGCCTCGACAAGACGAAGCGCCCCGACATCGTCGACCTACTGGTGCCCCTGCGGCGCTACGCACGGTCGCTGACCCGCGATACCCTTCGGGCGGACGATCTCGTGCACGACACCCTCGTGCGCGCCCTCGAGTCGCAGAACGGCCTGCGGCCGAACACGAACCTGCGCACCTGGATGATGACGGTGCTGCACAACGTCTTCATCGACGACCAGCGCCGCAAGCAGGTCGAGTTGCGCCACGCCGACGCCCTGGTGCAGATGAGCGACGAGATGGCGCCCCCGGCCCAGGAGGGTCAGGTGCGCCTCGCCCAGATCCGCGAGGCCTTCCTCACCCTGCCGGAGGAGCAGCGCGCCGCGCTCCACCTCGTGACCATCGAGGGCATGGCCTACGCGGACGCCGCCGCGATCCTCGGCATCCCGATCGGCACGCTGATGTCGCGGCTCGGCCGCGGGCGCGCGGCCCTCCGGGCCTTCGAGGAGGGCGTCCGCAAGGGCCAGGAGAGCAGGGGCCAGGAGAGCGGCGGCGCGAGCACGCGACCGCGGCCGGTGGAGCGCACGCCGCTGCGCCTCGTCGCCAGCGGCGGCCGGGCCGAGCCCGAGGCCGACCCGCCCCCGGATCCTTTCTCCCGGCGCGCCCTGCGCGGCTGGTAAAGGGCACTATCTTTCGATCGACACCGCCCGCGACCCACGGAGGCCGCGACGAAAGCATCCCAAGACGACAGGACCACCCCGATGATCGACCCGATCACAGACGGCGATCTCACCGCCTATGTCGATGGCCAGCTCGACGTGATGCGCCGCCTCGAGGTCGAGGCGCACCTCGCCGAGAACCCGGCGACCGCCGCCCGCGTGATGGCCGAGCTGCACGACCGCGACGCCCTGCGCGCCGCCTTCGCGCAGCTGCCCGGCCCCGGTCCGGAGCGCAACCGCCTCGCAGCGCGCCGCATGGACCGCTCCCTGCGCTGGCGCCGCGTCGGCGCGCGCCTGAAGCGGGCGGCGGCGATCGCCGTGATGGTCGGCGCCGGCTGGCTCGCCCACGACGAGGTGGGCCGCTTCGGGGTGCCCGACACGATCGCGGCGCCCGTCGATCCCACCCTGATCGAGGACGCGCAGCAGGCCCGGCAGGTGGCGCAGATGCGCGCCCGGCTCGCCTCGCAGCGCGGCGGCACCACCTACGACCGCGCGGCGATCGAGGCCGCCACCGGCATCCGCCTGCCGAGCCTGCCGGAGACCTGGTCGGTGCGCGACGTGCAGATCTTCCCGGCCCGCCACGGCACGGGCGTCGAGATCGTCGCGGATGCGGGCACCCTCGGCGAGCTCTCGCTGTTCGCGACGCACCGGCGCGGCAACGGGCCGCTGAACGAGATCGCCAAGGCTGGTGACGGCACGACGGTCTACTGGAACGCCGGCAATTCCGCTTACGCGCTCAGCGGAAACAGCGACGATGCGAGCCTGCGGGCCGCGGCCGCCCGGATCGCCGCCGCATCGCTCTGAGATCGGGGCAGCGATCCCGGATGCAGGGCTCTGCCCTGCATCCGCCAATGGTCTCGACCTTTGGAATTCCGGACCTACTCCCATCCGGCCCTCGACAGCCCGGAGGGCGGGTGCGAAACAGCCCTGATGCAGGCTGAAGACCGAGATCCCGAGCGGCCGGGCGAGGCACCCCTCGATGCCCTCTTCGCGGCGGCACGGGCCGTGCGCGAGCGGGCCCACGCGCCCTATTCCCGCTTCCGGGTCGGCGCGGCGCTGAGCGACGAGCGGGGCCGGATCCATGCCGGCTGCAACGTCGAGAACGCGTCCTACCCGGTCGGCACCTGCGCCGAGGCGGGGGCCATCGCCGCGATGGTGGCGGCGGGCGGCACGCGGATCCGCGCGATCCTGGTGCTCGGCGACGGGAGCGGCCCGGTCACCCCCTGCGGCGCCTGCCGCCAGCGCATCCGCGAATTCGCCGAGGCCGGCACGCCGGTCCACGCCGCCGGGCCGGACGGCGTCCTGGCAAGCTTCACCCTGGAGGCTCTGCTGCCCGCCTCCTTCGGCCCGGAGCTCCTCGGTGGTTGATCCCGCCGGGGCCGCGGCGAACCGTCTGCGCGCCGCCGGCTTCGCGGGTCCCTATGCCTGCGCCATCGTCACCGGCACGGGGCTCGGACGCGTCGCTGAGGCTCTGGAGGCGCCGACTTCCCTGTCCTACGGCGAGATTCCGGGATTTCCGCGACCGGGGGTGACGGGGCATGGCGGCCGGCTGCACCGCGGCCGGATCGCTGGCCGTCCCGTCCTCGTCATGGAGGGCCGCGCCCACGCCTACGAGCGGGGCGAGGCCGCTGCGATGCGCCTGCCGCTCACGGTTCTGCGGAATCTGGGAGTCGAGCGGCTGCTTCTCACCAACGCCTCCGGCTCGCTGCTGCCCGAAGCCGGTCCCGGCAGCCTCGTCGCGCTCGCCGACCACATCAACCTCTCGGGGATGAACCCGCTGATCGGCGAGGACGACGACGCTCGCTTCGTGCCGATGAACGCGGCCTACGACCCGGACCTGCGCGCCCGTCTCGCCCGGGCCGCCGCCGCACGCGGCCTGCCCCTGCGCGAGGGCGTCTATGCGTGGTTCTCCGGCCCGAGCTTCGAGACCCCGGCGGAGGTCCGGATGGCCGGCCGGCTCGGGGCGGATCTCGTCGGCATGTCGACGGTGCCCGAGGTGATCCTGGCCCGCTTCCTCGGCCTGCCCGTGGCGGCGGTCTCGGTCGTCACCAACTGGGCCGCCGGCATCGCGGGCGGCGCGCCCCACCATGCCGAGACCAAAGCGGCGGCCCGGGCCGCCGCCGACGACCTCGCCGGCCTGATCCAGGCCTTCGTCGCGGACCTGCCGGAGACCGCCCCGTGACTGCCACCACCGACGCCACCGTGGCCGCGCGCGCGCTGCCGCTCCTCGACCTCACGGATCTCGGCGAGGCCTCCACCGAGGCGGCCGTGGCGGCGCTCTGCCGGGACGCGCTGGGGGGCCCTGTCGCGGCTGTCTGCGTCTGGCCGCGCTTCGTCCCGGCCTGCCGGCAGGCGCTCGGAGGGAGCGCGGTGCGGATCGCCACGGTGGTGAACTTTCCGGATGGCGGCGAGGACGTGGAGGCCACCGTCGCCGAGACCCGCGCAGCGCTGCGGGACGGCGCGGAGGAGGTCGACCTCGTCCTGCCCTACCACGCGCTGATGCGCGGCGAGGAGGCGACGGCGCGCGCAATGATCGAGGCGGTGCGCGCGGCCTGCGGCCCGGCCTGCCTCAAGGTGATCCTGGAGACAGGCACCCTCGCCGAGCCGGCGATGATCGCCGCCGCGAGCCGGCTGGCGCTGGATTCAGGCGCCGAC is from Methylobacterium radiodurans and encodes:
- a CDS encoding anti-sigma factor family protein; amino-acid sequence: MIDPITDGDLTAYVDGQLDVMRRLEVEAHLAENPATAARVMAELHDRDALRAAFAQLPGPGPERNRLAARRMDRSLRWRRVGARLKRAAAIAVMVGAGWLAHDEVGRFGVPDTIAAPVDPTLIEDAQQARQVAQMRARLASQRGGTTYDRAAIEAATGIRLPSLPETWSVRDVQIFPARHGTGVEIVADAGTLGELSLFATHRRGNGPLNEIAKAGDGTTVYWNAGNSAYALSGNSDDASLRAAAARIAAASL
- a CDS encoding sigma-70 family RNA polymerase sigma factor; its protein translation is MSLDKTKRPDIVDLLVPLRRYARSLTRDTLRADDLVHDTLVRALESQNGLRPNTNLRTWMMTVLHNVFIDDQRRKQVELRHADALVQMSDEMAPPAQEGQVRLAQIREAFLTLPEEQRAALHLVTIEGMAYADAAAILGIPIGTLMSRLGRGRAALRAFEEGVRKGQESRGQESGGASTRPRPVERTPLRLVASGGRAEPEADPPPDPFSRRALRGW
- a CDS encoding purine-nucleoside phosphorylase, whose protein sequence is MVDPAGAAANRLRAAGFAGPYACAIVTGTGLGRVAEALEAPTSLSYGEIPGFPRPGVTGHGGRLHRGRIAGRPVLVMEGRAHAYERGEAAAMRLPLTVLRNLGVERLLLTNASGSLLPEAGPGSLVALADHINLSGMNPLIGEDDDARFVPMNAAYDPDLRARLARAAAARGLPLREGVYAWFSGPSFETPAEVRMAGRLGADLVGMSTVPEVILARFLGLPVAAVSVVTNWAAGIAGGAPHHAETKAAARAAADDLAGLIQAFVADLPETAP
- a CDS encoding patatin-like phospholipase family protein; the protein is MSEHPHGSEPDNPATAVPSTDVVMPVGDAVEHTQPPRQILAGPRAEKNVALALQGGGAHGAFTWGVLDYLIEDGRLGFEAVTGASAGAMNGVVLVDGWLKGGPDGAREGLERFWREVSLDGDLGPATRSLVSSFLSLWKGNPVAEFWTKALTPSPYVSNPLNINPLRKALAAQVDFERLREAETAGIYVSATNVWTGKLAVFERERLTVDHLMASACLPTVFQAVEIDGVPYWDGGYLGNPALYPLHRGAQTRDILLVQINPVERRETPRTEREIQDRLNEITFNANLMRELRAIDFVDGLIEEGVLGQGQYQRVLVHRIDGTDALEDYNAASKLDARWRVFQRLRDKGRKAAETWLGEHYDKIGRTCSLNLESAYQ
- a CDS encoding cytidine deaminase; its protein translation is MQAEDRDPERPGEAPLDALFAAARAVRERAHAPYSRFRVGAALSDERGRIHAGCNVENASYPVGTCAEAGAIAAMVAAGGTRIRAILVLGDGSGPVTPCGACRQRIREFAEAGTPVHAAGPDGVLASFTLEALLPASFGPELLGG
- the deoC gene encoding deoxyribose-phosphate aldolase, yielding MTATTDATVAARALPLLDLTDLGEASTEAAVAALCRDALGGPVAAVCVWPRFVPACRQALGGSAVRIATVVNFPDGGEDVEATVAETRAALRDGAEEVDLVLPYHALMRGEEATARAMIEAVRAACGPACLKVILETGTLAEPAMIAAASRLALDSGADFIKTSTGKSPVSATPEAAAIMLAAIRDSGQPAGLKVSGGLRRVADAATYLALADRLMGPDWASPATMRLGASSLYGALKAAQAVAA